One stretch of Xanthomonas sp. DAR 35659 DNA includes these proteins:
- a CDS encoding VOC family protein, translating into MISKNTVCLWFDGTALEAATFYAATFSDSAVTAVHHAPGDYPAGKQGDVLTVEFNVLGLPCLGLNGGPAFRHSEAFSFQVATEDQAETDRLWNAIVGNGGQESACGWCKDKWGVSWQITPRALTEAIADPDPVAAKRAFAAMMEMTRIDIAAIEAARRG; encoded by the coding sequence ATGATCAGCAAGAACACCGTTTGCCTCTGGTTCGACGGCACTGCGCTGGAGGCCGCCACCTTCTACGCCGCGACCTTTTCCGACAGCGCGGTGACCGCCGTGCACCATGCACCCGGCGACTATCCGGCCGGCAAGCAGGGCGACGTGCTGACGGTCGAATTCAACGTCCTCGGCCTCCCCTGCCTCGGCCTCAACGGCGGCCCGGCGTTCCGCCACAGCGAGGCGTTCTCGTTCCAGGTGGCCACCGAGGATCAGGCCGAGACCGACCGCCTGTGGAACGCGATCGTCGGCAACGGCGGCCAGGAAAGCGCCTGCGGCTGGTGCAAGGACAAGTGGGGCGTGTCCTGGCAGATCACGCCGCGCGCGTTGACCGAGGCGATCGCGGATCCGGATCCGGTCGCGGCCAAGCGCGCGTTCGCGGCGATGATGGAGATGACCAGGATCGACATCGCCGCGATCGAGGCCGCGCGGCGCGGCTGA
- a CDS encoding FAD-dependent monooxygenase, translating to MTDVLIAGAGPTGLTLALWLVRQGVRVRLIDKSAGPGETSRAMAVQARTLELYRQVGIAEAVVAAGHRTPAMNLWARGKRRARIALQDSATGLSPYPFVLVYPQDRHERLLIEELAALGVAVERETELLASEDHGDRVRARLRLPDGREQDADAGYLAACDGARSPVRHRLGIDFEGGTYRQVFYVADVVLGGLPSTDEAHVALGEDGDFILVLAYSAAGNYRLIGTVRDARDARADRAEQLTFADVSAEAIANLGVHVEQIHWFSTYRVHHRVAATFRHGRSFLLGDAAHVHSPVGGQGMNTGILDAINLSWKLADVLQGRAHDVVLDSYAAERQAFARTLVNTTDRAFTLVTAEGGIASFLRTYVAPALAGLAYRSRNVSELMFRTVSQTMLHYRDGPLSAGQAGDVAGGDRLPWVQAGDADNYAPLPQIGWQLHVYGAAPPALRAWCEARAIALRVFAWRPEHRRAGFAQDAAYLVRPDGYVAFATPDASPAALDAYRVDHGYAAHRA from the coding sequence ATGACCGACGTTCTGATCGCAGGCGCGGGTCCCACCGGGCTCACCCTGGCGTTGTGGCTGGTCCGGCAGGGCGTGCGCGTGCGCCTGATCGACAAGAGCGCCGGCCCGGGCGAGACCTCGCGCGCCATGGCAGTGCAGGCGCGCACCCTGGAGTTGTACCGGCAGGTGGGCATCGCCGAGGCGGTCGTCGCCGCCGGTCATCGCACCCCGGCGATGAACCTGTGGGCGCGCGGCAAGCGCCGCGCGCGCATCGCGCTGCAGGACTCGGCCACGGGCCTGTCGCCCTACCCGTTCGTGCTGGTGTATCCGCAGGACCGGCACGAGCGCCTGCTGATCGAAGAGCTGGCCGCGCTGGGCGTGGCGGTCGAGCGCGAGACGGAACTGCTCGCCTCCGAGGACCACGGCGATCGCGTCCGCGCGCGCCTGCGCCTGCCCGACGGCCGCGAGCAGGACGCCGACGCCGGCTATCTGGCCGCCTGCGACGGCGCGCGCTCGCCGGTCCGCCATCGGCTCGGCATCGACTTCGAAGGCGGCACCTACCGGCAGGTGTTCTACGTCGCCGACGTCGTGCTCGGCGGCCTGCCGTCGACCGACGAAGCGCATGTCGCGCTGGGCGAGGACGGCGACTTCATCCTGGTGCTGGCCTACAGCGCCGCCGGCAACTACCGGCTCATCGGCACCGTGCGCGACGCGCGCGACGCGCGCGCCGACCGCGCCGAACAGCTGACCTTCGCCGACGTCAGCGCAGAAGCGATCGCCAACCTCGGCGTGCACGTCGAGCAGATCCACTGGTTCTCCACCTATCGCGTGCATCATCGCGTCGCCGCGACGTTCCGCCATGGCCGCAGCTTCCTGCTCGGCGATGCCGCGCACGTGCACAGCCCGGTCGGCGGCCAGGGCATGAACACCGGCATCCTCGACGCCATCAACCTGTCGTGGAAGCTCGCCGACGTGCTGCAGGGCCGCGCGCACGACGTCGTGCTGGACAGCTACGCCGCCGAACGCCAGGCCTTCGCCCGCACCCTGGTCAACACCACCGACCGCGCCTTCACCCTGGTCACCGCCGAAGGCGGCATCGCCAGCTTCCTGCGCACCTACGTCGCCCCCGCCCTGGCCGGTCTCGCCTACCGCAGCCGCAACGTCAGCGAGCTGATGTTCCGCACCGTCTCGCAGACGATGCTGCACTACCGCGACGGCCCGCTGAGCGCCGGCCAGGCCGGCGACGTGGCAGGCGGCGATCGCCTGCCGTGGGTGCAGGCCGGCGACGCCGACAACTACGCACCGTTGCCGCAAATCGGCTGGCAACTGCACGTCTACGGCGCCGCGCCGCCCGCGCTGCGGGCCTGGTGCGAGGCGCGCGCCATCGCCTTGCGGGTGTTCGCCTGGCGGCCGGAACACCGTCGCGCCGGCTTCGCGCAGGACGCGGCCTACCTGGTCCGTCCCGACGGCTACGTCGCCTTCGCCACGCCCGACGCATCGCCGGCCGCGCTGGATGCGTATCGTGTCGACCACGGATACGCCGCGCACCGAGCCTGA